The Aerosakkonema funiforme FACHB-1375 nucleotide sequence GCCGATAAGGCAACGATACCGCGAAACACGATACTGAGGGCATCGCCGTTAAACTCACCCAGAAATGCGATGGGGTTATTGCTACCCCATTGAAAGTACAGGGCGAGGATGGAGGCGAAAAGTCCTGCGATCGCTAAATAGGGTGTCCAGCGTGCAGAAGTCCGCCCCACAATTAAGTCACCAATCAAGACCGCAATGAGGGTGATGATGACAATACCCTCTGGCCATATTGTGCCAGCATTTAGCTGGGCTGCTAGTTCAGCAAAACTCATAGATTGTATAACGATCGGCGATTAGGCATGGAAACAGGGACTTTTAACATTATTGAATATTATTACGTTTCCGGGTGTTTGTACTGCGATCTCCCCAATGCTTCTACGATCGCCAATTATCCAGTTTTAAACTGTAACCCAATCCTTGAATCCGCTGATAGTGCGATAAATTGCCCGTCACTAAAGTTAAATCGTTTTGTAGAGCAGTAGCAGTAATTATCGCATCAGCCAGACCAATTGGTTGTCCCGTTCTTTCCAAATCTCCGTAAATCCTTCCTGCCATTTCCGCAATCTGAGTTTCCACTATCAACACTTCCGCACTAGCAATAGCCGCCAAAAACTGCTGAATTCGGTCTTCCCGTTGAAGCTTAAGCCATCCTTTAACAACCTCAGTCACTTTGATGACAGAAATAGTGTACTGTCCAAATACATTCAGATAAGCGGTAGCTTTGGCTAAGACGCCCTGATTAATACGCTTGCGGCTTTCAGAAAAAATATCCGTGTCAAGTAGTGCTTTGTCCAAATTTTTGATTTAATGGATGTGCCGATCGATCTTTCATAATATCACCCATTATCTCATCAACCAATTCAGGTTCATCTTCCCACCCCCCCAGCAAAGGATACTTGTCCACTTCCGCCACAGCCATTTGCCTAACGGCTTCTACAATCAACTCGTCTTTTGTACAGTTGTGTACCTTTGACAACCAATTTACACGCGCCAGAGTTGCTTCGTCGATATCGAGTTCAATTTTTGCCATTTTGCTTACCCTTTGCTATCCCAATCCGAGGCAATTTTAGCTTACTTCAGAGGGTAACGCACCCTATTATACTTATGTTTGTACTGCAAATTCCTCTGGGTCGATTCCCCAATTTACCCATCGGATCGCCTCTCTAGCCGATCGCATCTTCGGCGGTACTCGCAAAGCGTAAATTTGTCCTGTACTCGGACAGGTCATTTTTAATAAAAAAATACCATCGTATTCAAAATAATGATGTAATTTCAATAGAGTGTATTCCTGCCAAGAATCTATTTCATTAACTCGCAACTCTTGACACATTTTTGCATAACCAATTCCTGGCATTAACACTCGTCTGACTTCAACGTTTCCTTCTTGTAACAGCCATTGGGCTTGCCACTGATGCGGGTGCAGTTTCCCATATTTTTCAGGTAACATTACACCGCGATAAAAGTACAAACTATATCCATCCGCAAACTCAATTGCTGCTTCTCCTTCTGCGTGGAGGCGATTTTGATTATCGAAGGATACTTTTATGGGTCGTTCCCAGACAATATCGGTCTTTTCAAAATCCCACCAGCGCCAATGGCTTAATAGCTGACGAAATGCTCCTTCTTGCTTTTGCTCACAAAGGAAATTTAGGATGGAAATAGAAGCAACAGCTTCCCTCGCTGATTTAAAGTCGTGAGGCAACTCTAAAAATTCAATTTTTCCAGTGCTAGGAGAGGTTTTTCTTAAAAGGTCAATTTTTTGGTAATTTATCTTCACATTTAAGATGGTGTATTCCAGCCAATTATCTATTTCCGTAGCAGGCCATCTTTCGCATATTCGTGCGTAGCCAATACCCTGTATCAGCGCTCGACGAATCTCGTTTTCTTCCTCCTCTAAAAGCCATTCAGTTTGCCACTGATGCGGGTACAATTTTCCGTATTTTTCAGGTAAGGTTACGCCGCGATAAGAGTATAAGTTGTATCCATCAGCATACTCGATGGCTGGTTCTCCTTCTGCATGAAGAAGATTTCGATCATCTAAAGATAGTTTGATGGGTCGATCGCACAAAATTGCTATATTTTTAAAGGGTGTAAACCACCCACAATCTTTAACTATCAACTGGAGCGCTTCCCATTTAGCGCGATCGCAAGTGCAATTCAAGACAGAGATACAAAAGTCATAAAAACAGATAGAACCAGCCAATGTTTCTGGTGTGATAGAGAGTTTCAATACCTCTTCTAGCGGAGTACGTTCTGTACTGATATTCATTTCCGAGCGGTTTATCTGTTCGCTCGTATATAAATACTCTCTACTGTACAATTGGCTTTCCATTTGATTGTAGAGTTGCCGCTCTATTTGAAACAAATTTTTACTTACTTCATATCTTAACTCTCTCTCAAGTAGCCTATATAATTCTCTTCCTACTTGCTTCTCTATCTGTCCTTTTAAAACGATCCACAATTGCCTAATCAAAGGGCTGCGTCTCGACATTTCCTCCATATACTGTTTGTGCAGTAGAGTTTTTACTCCTTTTTTCGAGAGATTTTGCAGCCTAGAGTCTAACTTACCAAAACCTTCGTAAGGACTATCGTAAAACATCAAACGAGGTTTATACAAACCAATTGCCGCGTATGCTGCATCTATTGCTTCTGCGGCTTTTTCGCGGTCAATTGGTTCCGTGTAAATAGCTATTTTTCGCCACTTTTCCACATAAACTGGAATTAGCGCCTCTTGCTCTGGTGTCAGTTCGGTTATTTTGCTTTTCGACATTTCAGGTTTCCACTGAAAATTTCTCTGGTGTAATTCCCCAATTCACCCAGCGAATTGCTTCTTTCGCCGATTCAAAGTTAGGAGGTACGCGCAATGTATGAATCATTCCCGTACTCGGACAGGTCATTTTTAGCAAATAAATTGGTTCCACATCGATATTATTATCAATTTTTAGTAAAGTATATTCTCGCCAATCATCCAATTTAGTAAATTCCAACTCTTGACTAATTCTGCCGTAACCTATCCCTTGAATCAGCACGCGCCGAATTTCGGCATTTTCCTCAGATAATAGCCATTCAGCTTGCCATTGATGGGGGTGCAAAACGCCGTATTTTTCAGGTAAAGTTACACCGTGATGGGAGTATAAGCAATAACCATCGCCAAACTGTACGGCGGGTTCTCCTTCTGCATGGAGACGATTTTGATTATCAAAATATAATTTTATCGGTCGATCGCTCAAAATGCAAATATCTTCCCACAGGTAAATCCAACTACAATGCTTCACCAAAGATTGAAATACCGACCAAATATTTTCTGCGCGATCGCACCTTAATATCGAAATACAAAATTCCAGCCAACTCGCCTCACTTACCCATAATTGCGGCTCTATGCAGTTGACAAATTGGCTATTTATATGCTTTTGCAGTTGACTGCGTAATTGGTCGTGCATTCGACTCCCCAGTCCGGGCTCAAGTTTGTGCCATAACTGATTGCTCGTGCGTTCACCTATTTGCAGTCTCAGTTGCAGTCGTAGCGGTCGGTACAAATAATTTATAACTTCAATACTCGAAAGCGCCTTATCAGTTTTGGGGGCAATTTTCATTGCCGCATAAGGACTTTCGCAGAAAACTATTTTAGGTTCCTTTTTCCCCATCAGCTCGTAGACCGATCGCACCGCTGCTGCGGCTTTTTTACGATCGAGCCGTTTGGTAGAAAGAGCGATCGCTCTCCACTTTTGGCGAATTATCGGAATCAAAGCTTCTTGCTCTAGGGTAAGCTTCTCAATCCTAGTTGGCGACATATGGCCAGACCTGCCCCAATATTTAATCACAATCAATTCATGTTTCCACAGAAAATTCTGCCGGGTCAATTCCCCAATTCACCCAGCCAATTGCTTCCCGTGCCGATCGCATATGCGGCGGTACGCGAGTGGCATGAATATATCCCGTGCTAGGGCAAGTCATTTTCAACAAATATATCGGCTCCACATCAACATCGCTATCAATTTTTAATAGAGTGTATTCCCGCCAAGAATCCAAATCTTGAGCTTGCAATTCTTGACAAATACGCCCGTAGCCAATCCCCTGAATCAACACACGCCTCAGTTCGGCGTTATTTTCTTCTAACAGCCATTCTGCTTGCCACTGGTGCGGGTAGATGCTGCCATACTTTTCCGGCAATCGCACACCGCGATAAGCATACACCCTGTATCCGTCGGCAAACTCAATTGCCGGTTCCCCTTCCGCGTGGAGGCGATTTTCGCTATCGTAACGCATCTGACGGGGACGATCGCAAACTAGACAAGCCCTCTCCAGGGGAAACACCCAACCGCAGTCTTGGACTAAAGATTGCAGCGCCGACCACTTTTGTCGATCGTAATCGCAATTGAGGACAGAAATGCAGAAATCGATCGTATCTATAGAAAGCGCCTGCATATTGCGAATTACACCGGACACAAGTGCCCATCCACTTGCTATTCCCAACAACGACGAGTGCCAATCTTGTTGCCATTGTTGGATTGCAGGTAAGTTTGCCAGCGGTTTCCACAGGGTTTCTTCCAATTGTCTGGAAAGCGGCTCACCCATCTGCATCCACAAAAAATCGCCAATTTGGGAGATAAACTCTCCACCTGGCTGTTCCAGCAGATGTTCCCGCATGGATGCTTGCTGTTGCTCCCACATTTGCTGGAGCAGTCTATCCTGCCACTCCAGCCAGAGCTGTCCCAGCAATTCATCTTGTCTGGGAATCACAAAATCTGGCAATGCCAACAGCAACAGAGAAAAGCGATCGTGAGATGATTCGGATTGCAATTTCTGCCAAAGTTCCGCTTGGATCTGATGCTGAATGCGATCGCACAGTTGCGTTGGCAACCACGTCAACAAAGGAGCCCCGAATTCCTGCGCTAATTGATGAGCAGATTTTTCCCCCACCAATTCCCCAAGTGCGGCGGGACTTGACAAAAAGCGAATTTCGGGCTCTGGTTTGCCCATTGCTGCATAGGCAGCTTTGACTGAATGGGCAGCTTTTTGGCGATCGATCGGCTCAGTGGAAAGGTCAATACCTCTCCACTTATGCCGATAAACAGGAATCAAAGCTTCTTGCTCTGGAGTCAGCTTCTCAACTTTAGTCGGCGACATACCGCCATCCCGCTGGTTCGTATTCCCGCTGAATCCTCACCATCCAGTTACCTTGGGGAATGGAAATCTGCTTATGCTCTTCGTGAGTTAAGATTGCTTCTTTGGAAAGCACGCGCAGATAAAGAGTACCATCCCGCTCTAATAACTCAGCTTCTCCCTTGCTAATGCGGTGAGCGTGTCCCGTCACCTCACCCTCTGCCAACGTTAAGTGAGGTAGTTTTTTCCCTTCAGCTTGCTGCGCTGGCAGTAAAATCACATCGCCTTGTCGAATCGGTTGCATTGGCTCTCTCCCAAAACACATCAAAGTTTGGATACAGCTGGCTGTTCCTTCTACCCAGTCGGCAGTTCTCCGCTAGATAAAAATTTAGTTTGACTTATCAATGATTATACGCTATGATTCCGACCCTTCCCAAATCACCTTTTTGCTTGATTTTAGCGGGTGCGGTCATACAACCGTTGTCAGCCGATACCAAATCCGGGTCTGCT carries:
- a CDS encoding DUF6745 domain-containing protein — translated: MSPTKVEKLTPEQEALIPVYRHKWRGIDLSTEPIDRQKAAHSVKAAYAAMGKPEPEIRFLSSPAALGELVGEKSAHQLAQEFGAPLLTWLPTQLCDRIQHQIQAELWQKLQSESSHDRFSLLLLALPDFVIPRQDELLGQLWLEWQDRLLQQMWEQQQASMREHLLEQPGGEFISQIGDFLWMQMGEPLSRQLEETLWKPLANLPAIQQWQQDWHSSLLGIASGWALVSGVIRNMQALSIDTIDFCISVLNCDYDRQKWSALQSLVQDCGWVFPLERACLVCDRPRQMRYDSENRLHAEGEPAIEFADGYRVYAYRGVRLPEKYGSIYPHQWQAEWLLEENNAELRRVLIQGIGYGRICQELQAQDLDSWREYTLLKIDSDVDVEPIYLLKMTCPSTGYIHATRVPPHMRSAREAIGWVNWGIDPAEFSVET
- a CDS encoding DUF6745 domain-containing protein encodes the protein MSKSKITELTPEQEALIPVYVEKWRKIAIYTEPIDREKAAEAIDAAYAAIGLYKPRLMFYDSPYEGFGKLDSRLQNLSKKGVKTLLHKQYMEEMSRRSPLIRQLWIVLKGQIEKQVGRELYRLLERELRYEVSKNLFQIERQLYNQMESQLYSREYLYTSEQINRSEMNISTERTPLEEVLKLSITPETLAGSICFYDFCISVLNCTCDRAKWEALQLIVKDCGWFTPFKNIAILCDRPIKLSLDDRNLLHAEGEPAIEYADGYNLYSYRGVTLPEKYGKLYPHQWQTEWLLEEEENEIRRALIQGIGYARICERWPATEIDNWLEYTILNVKINYQKIDLLRKTSPSTGKIEFLELPHDFKSAREAVASISILNFLCEQKQEGAFRQLLSHWRWWDFEKTDIVWERPIKVSFDNQNRLHAEGEAAIEFADGYSLYFYRGVMLPEKYGKLHPHQWQAQWLLQEGNVEVRRVLMPGIGYAKMCQELRVNEIDSWQEYTLLKLHHYFEYDGIFLLKMTCPSTGQIYALRVPPKMRSAREAIRWVNWGIDPEEFAVQT
- a CDS encoding PIN domain-containing protein, coding for MDKALLDTDIFSESRKRINQGVLAKATAYLNVFGQYTISVIKVTEVVKGWLKLQREDRIQQFLAAIASAEVLIVETQIAEMAGRIYGDLERTGQPIGLADAIITATALQNDLTLVTGNLSHYQRIQGLGYSLKLDNWRS
- a CDS encoding DUF6745 domain-containing protein, which produces MSPTRIEKLTLEQEALIPIIRQKWRAIALSTKRLDRKKAAAAVRSVYELMGKKEPKIVFCESPYAAMKIAPKTDKALSSIEVINYLYRPLRLQLRLQIGERTSNQLWHKLEPGLGSRMHDQLRSQLQKHINSQFVNCIEPQLWVSEASWLEFCISILRCDRAENIWSVFQSLVKHCSWIYLWEDICILSDRPIKLYFDNQNRLHAEGEPAVQFGDGYCLYSHHGVTLPEKYGVLHPHQWQAEWLLSEENAEIRRVLIQGIGYGRISQELEFTKLDDWREYTLLKIDNNIDVEPIYLLKMTCPSTGMIHTLRVPPNFESAKEAIRWVNWGITPEKFSVET